One part of the Phoenix dactylifera cultivar Barhee BC4 chromosome 4, palm_55x_up_171113_PBpolish2nd_filt_p, whole genome shotgun sequence genome encodes these proteins:
- the LOC103711160 gene encoding protein HOTHEAD-like isoform X1, with product MACKKEELFLKILLFLTILGSTQGRRFHKPRRPHLERASSFFSTPPQSYDYIIVGGGTAGCPLAATLSLRYKVLLLERGGSPYGNRNISLMENFHISLADTSRSSPSQPFISTDGVINARARVLGGGTCINAGFYTRASPSYVRAAGWDGELVNESYPWIEKRIVHWPKIAPWQTALRNGLLEAGVSPFNGYTFDHLYGTKVGGTIFNKNGFRRTAADLLAAGNRRNLKVLLHATAQKIIFDTQGQQPKAVGVLFKDENGLQHQAVLNGEERSEILLSSGALGSPQLLLLSGIGPKEDLMKLNISAVFDNRHVGKGMSDNPMNSIFIPTKKPVEQSLIQTVGITKIGSFIEASSGFGQSSDSIRCHHGIMSAEQIGQLSTIPPKKRSLEAAREYSRSKGSLPREAFQGGFILEKIDGPLSTGELNLADTNADNNPSVTFNYFSHPYDLQRCVYGIRMIGKIVQTRQFANLSDDHFYSMERLLNISVKANVNLIPKHTNDTASLEQFCRDTVITIWHYHGGCHVGKVVDRDYRVLGIAGLRVIDGSTFVNSPGTNPQATVMMLGRYMGVKMLRERLGRAGVQL from the exons ATGGCTTGCAAGAAGGAAGAGCTTTTTCTTAAAATCTTGCTTTTCCTCACCATACTTGGATCAACCCAAG GTAGGAGGTTCCACAAGCCGAGGCGGCCACATCTCGAGAGAGCAAGCAGCTTCTTTTCAACACCACCACAAAGTTATGACTACATCATAGTGGGTGGGGGCACAGCAGGGTGCCCCTTAGCTGCCACCCTTTCCCTGAGATACAAAGTTCTGCTGCTAGAGAGAGGTGGCTCCCCCTATGGGAATCGCAACATCTCCTTGATGGAGAACTTCCACATCTCTCTGGCTGACACCTCTCGGAGTTCCCCTTCTCAACCGTTCATTTCCACCGACGGGGTCATCAATGCCAGAGCTAGAGTCTTAGGTGGGGGGACTTGCATTAATGCCGGTTTCTACACCAGAGCCAGCCCGAG CTATGTGAGGGCAGCAGGTTGGGATGGTGAGCTGGTGAACGAGTCATATCCATGGATCGAAAAGAGGATCGTCCACTGGCCCAAGATCGCACCATGGCAAACCGCACTGAGGAACGGGCTGCTAGAAGCTGGTGTGTCACCATTCAATGGATACACCTTCGACCATTTGTATGGGACCAAGGTTGGCGGCACCATCTTCAACAAGAATGGCTTCCGACGCACCGCTGCCGATCTGCTCGCCGCCGGAAACCGACGGAATCTCAAAGTCTTGCTTCATGCCACTGCTCAGAAGATTATCTTCGATACGCAAG GGCAGCAGCCCAAGGCAGTGGGAGTCCTCTTCAAGGATGAGAACGGCTTGCAGCACCAAGCAGTCCTTAATGGCGAGGAGCGCAGTGAAATTCTATTGTCTTCTGGTGCACTTGGCAGCCCTCAACTGCTGCTTCTTAGTGGAATTGGACCCAAGGAAGATCTCATGAAGCTAAACATTTCAGCGGTGTTTGACAATCGGCATGTCGGAAAAGGCATGTCGGACAACCCCATGAACTCAATCTTCATACCCACCAAGAAGCCTGTGGAGCAGTCCCTGATACAGACCGTAGGGATCACGAAGATTGGTTCGTTCATTGAGGCCAGCAGCGGCTTCGGCCAGTCATCAGACAGCATTCGCTGCCACCATGGAATCATGTCTGCTGAG CAGATTGGGCAACTCTCCACCATCCCTCCGAAGAAACGAAGCCTGGAGGCGGCCAGGGAGTATTCTAGGAGCAAAGGGAGCCTGCCCCGGGAGGCCTTCCAAGGGGGCTTCATACTCGAGAAAATTGACGGCCCGCTCTCCACCGGCGAACTCAACCTCGCCGACACGAACGCCGACAACAACCCATCCGTCACCTTCAACTACTTCAGCCACCCGTACGACCTCCAACGCTGCGTCTACGGGATCAGGATGATCGGGAAAATTGTGCAGACGAGGCAATTTGCTAACCTTTCCGACGACCACTTCTACTCCATGGAAAGGTTGCTGAATATAAGCGTGAAGGCAAATGTGAACTTGATTCCCAAACACACCAATGATACTGCATCGCTCGAGCAGTTCTGCAGGGATACAGTGATCACAATCTGGCACTACCATGGCGGATGCCATGTGGGGAAGGTAGTCGACCGTGACTACCGAGTTCTTGGCATCGCCGGCCTGCGAGTGATCGACGGCTCGACATTTGTGAACTCGCCTGGGACTAACCCTCAGGCAACTGTCATGATGCTGGGAAG ATACATGGGAGTGAAGATGCTGAGGGAAAGGTTAGGGAGAGCAGGAGTGCAGCTGTGa
- the LOC103711160 gene encoding protein HOTHEAD-like isoform X2, whose product MACKKEELFLKILLFLTILGSTQGRRFHKPRRPHLERASSFFSTPPQSYDYIIVGGGTAGCPLAATLSLRYKVLLLERGGSPYGNRNISLMENFHISLADTSRSSPSQPFISTDGVINARARVLGGGTCINAGFYTRASPSYVRAAGWDGELVNESYPWIEKRIVHWPKIAPWQTALRNGLLEAGVSPFNGYTFDHLYGTKVGGTIFNKNGFRRTAADLLAAGNRRNLKVLLHATAQKIIFDTQGQQPKAVGVLFKDENGLQHQAVLNGEERSEILLSSGALGSPQLLLLSGIGPKEDLMKLNISAVFDNRHVGKGMSDNPMNSIFIPTKKPVEQSLIQTVGITKIGSFIEASSGFGQSSDSIRCHHGIMSAEIGQLSTIPPKKRSLEAAREYSRSKGSLPREAFQGGFILEKIDGPLSTGELNLADTNADNNPSVTFNYFSHPYDLQRCVYGIRMIGKIVQTRQFANLSDDHFYSMERLLNISVKANVNLIPKHTNDTASLEQFCRDTVITIWHYHGGCHVGKVVDRDYRVLGIAGLRVIDGSTFVNSPGTNPQATVMMLGRYMGVKMLRERLGRAGVQL is encoded by the exons ATGGCTTGCAAGAAGGAAGAGCTTTTTCTTAAAATCTTGCTTTTCCTCACCATACTTGGATCAACCCAAG GTAGGAGGTTCCACAAGCCGAGGCGGCCACATCTCGAGAGAGCAAGCAGCTTCTTTTCAACACCACCACAAAGTTATGACTACATCATAGTGGGTGGGGGCACAGCAGGGTGCCCCTTAGCTGCCACCCTTTCCCTGAGATACAAAGTTCTGCTGCTAGAGAGAGGTGGCTCCCCCTATGGGAATCGCAACATCTCCTTGATGGAGAACTTCCACATCTCTCTGGCTGACACCTCTCGGAGTTCCCCTTCTCAACCGTTCATTTCCACCGACGGGGTCATCAATGCCAGAGCTAGAGTCTTAGGTGGGGGGACTTGCATTAATGCCGGTTTCTACACCAGAGCCAGCCCGAG CTATGTGAGGGCAGCAGGTTGGGATGGTGAGCTGGTGAACGAGTCATATCCATGGATCGAAAAGAGGATCGTCCACTGGCCCAAGATCGCACCATGGCAAACCGCACTGAGGAACGGGCTGCTAGAAGCTGGTGTGTCACCATTCAATGGATACACCTTCGACCATTTGTATGGGACCAAGGTTGGCGGCACCATCTTCAACAAGAATGGCTTCCGACGCACCGCTGCCGATCTGCTCGCCGCCGGAAACCGACGGAATCTCAAAGTCTTGCTTCATGCCACTGCTCAGAAGATTATCTTCGATACGCAAG GGCAGCAGCCCAAGGCAGTGGGAGTCCTCTTCAAGGATGAGAACGGCTTGCAGCACCAAGCAGTCCTTAATGGCGAGGAGCGCAGTGAAATTCTATTGTCTTCTGGTGCACTTGGCAGCCCTCAACTGCTGCTTCTTAGTGGAATTGGACCCAAGGAAGATCTCATGAAGCTAAACATTTCAGCGGTGTTTGACAATCGGCATGTCGGAAAAGGCATGTCGGACAACCCCATGAACTCAATCTTCATACCCACCAAGAAGCCTGTGGAGCAGTCCCTGATACAGACCGTAGGGATCACGAAGATTGGTTCGTTCATTGAGGCCAGCAGCGGCTTCGGCCAGTCATCAGACAGCATTCGCTGCCACCATGGAATCATGTCTGCTGAG ATTGGGCAACTCTCCACCATCCCTCCGAAGAAACGAAGCCTGGAGGCGGCCAGGGAGTATTCTAGGAGCAAAGGGAGCCTGCCCCGGGAGGCCTTCCAAGGGGGCTTCATACTCGAGAAAATTGACGGCCCGCTCTCCACCGGCGAACTCAACCTCGCCGACACGAACGCCGACAACAACCCATCCGTCACCTTCAACTACTTCAGCCACCCGTACGACCTCCAACGCTGCGTCTACGGGATCAGGATGATCGGGAAAATTGTGCAGACGAGGCAATTTGCTAACCTTTCCGACGACCACTTCTACTCCATGGAAAGGTTGCTGAATATAAGCGTGAAGGCAAATGTGAACTTGATTCCCAAACACACCAATGATACTGCATCGCTCGAGCAGTTCTGCAGGGATACAGTGATCACAATCTGGCACTACCATGGCGGATGCCATGTGGGGAAGGTAGTCGACCGTGACTACCGAGTTCTTGGCATCGCCGGCCTGCGAGTGATCGACGGCTCGACATTTGTGAACTCGCCTGGGACTAACCCTCAGGCAACTGTCATGATGCTGGGAAG ATACATGGGAGTGAAGATGCTGAGGGAAAGGTTAGGGAGAGCAGGAGTGCAGCTGTGa